CCAGTACGGCACCTCGTGATCGGGCGTCCTCCGATGGCGGGGGTGTTCCACCGAGCCAGAGCAGATCGAGTATCGGAGCCAGCGGGGCGCCCTGTCCACCCGCGGCCACGTCCCTGCCGCGCGGGTCGGAGAGCACGGGCAGTCCGGTGGTCTCAGCCACGCGGGAGGGCGCACCCAGCTGCAGCGTGCCGGTGGTTCGCCCCCGTGCGGTGGTGTGGCACACCGTCTGGCCGAGCGAGCCGACCAGGTCAGCGCGCCCGGCGGCCAGTTCCTCGACGCCGTGCAGGGCGGCCTCGGCGAACATCCGGCTGGTCTCGGTTTCCAAGCGGCACCACGCCGAGGCGTCGGACTCTTCGGAGCGGGTCAGCGAGACGAGCTCACGGTGCAGCGCTTCCGGGTAAGGCAGCGAACGGTAGCCCAGCGGGAGCATTTCGATCTCGCCCCCTCGCAACCGTAACTCGGCCGCCGCGACGTCCACCCCGTCCATCGAGGTTCCGGAAAGCAGACCGATCACCCGCCACGCTTCCATTCTGGTGGTGTAGGTCACCCCAGGTCGGAACGCAAGTTCGACACGGGGAGGTCGGTGAATTCCTCACGCGGGTCGAGTCCGGTGGTCCCCCCACCGGGTGCGACGATGGACGTGTGTCCACCACGAATGTGATCCTGATCATTGTCGCCGCACTGGTGGTGCTGGCCGCGCTCGTCGGCACGGGCATCCTGCTCGCCCGGCGCAGGCGGGTCAGCCTCGCTCAGGGGGAGCGAGAGGATACGTCCGCGGACCAGGGTGGTTATCGCGCGGGCAGTGGAATCAGCCTCTCCAGTGGCGGCACGACGACCGCCCCCGCCCATCCCGTCGAGGATCGAACCGAGACGGAGGGACAGCCCGGTGTCGGTGACGACGCCGCCGTTCCCAGGGACAGCCAGCGGCGCGGCATAGTCGACGTGCCGTTGCCGGACTCCGCCGAGTCCGATGCCGCCACGTCCGGCCCCGAGTCCGGTACCGCGACCACGGGAGGGGTCCCGGCCGGCGGCTCCGCCGCTCCGGAAACCCCTGAAGCGCCGGAGAGCCCCGCCGTTCCGGAACAGCAACGCCCGTCCGAACCGGAGCCCGAGGGGAGCGCGGACACCGCCACCTCGCTCGAGCGGCCCGAGGAGGAGACCGGGAGCACCGGCGGGACGGCTTCGGCCGAAGCCGCCGGGACTGTGCCGCCCCGGGCCCCGGAAGAGTCCGAAGCCGCCGCCGAGGATGCCGGTGCGCGTTCCGAGTCCTCGACCGCCGAGACCGAGGCGGGCCCGGCCGCCCCGGCCGAGGTCGAACCCATCGAGCCCTCCGCTGGCCGGTTGGAACGGCTGCGCGGCAGGCTCTCGCGTTCCCGCTCGATGTTCGGGCAGAGCGTGCTGGGACTGCTCGGTGCTGGTGACCTCGACGAGGACTCCTGGGAGGAGATCGAGGACACCCTGCTGATGGCCGACCTGGGGGCCACCACGGCCTCGGAGATAATCGAGCGGCTCCGCACCGAGGTGGCCGCGCGTGGCGTGCGCACCCCCGATCAGGCCAGGACGTTGCTGCGCGAGGTGCTGATGGACGCGTTGGCCACCACGCAGTCCCGCTCGGTCCAGGCGTTGCCGCACGGCGACCCGACGGACGGCGGCAAGCCGGCCGTGGTGCTGGTCGTCGGGGTCAACGGGACCGGCAAGACGACCACCACCGGCAAGCTCGCGCGCGTGCTGGTCGTGGAGGGACGTTCCGTGCTGCTCGGCGCCGCCGACACCTTCCGCGCCGCCGCGGTCGAACAGCTCGGCACCTGGGGCGAGCGCGTCGGCGCCGAGGTGATCCGGGGCGAGGAGGGCGCCGATCCGGCCAGCGTGGCGTTCGAGTCGGTGCAGCGCGGTGCCGACTCCGGTGTCGACGCCGTACTCGTCGACACCGCGGGCAGGCTGCACACCAAGACCGGGCTGATGGACGAGCTCGGCAAGGTCAAGCGCGTGGTCGACAAGCGTGCTCAGGTCGACGAGGTGCTGCTGGTGCTCGACGCGACGACCGGTCAGAACGGGCTCGCCCAGGCGAGAGTCTTCGCCGATGTCGTCGACGTCACGGGGATCGTGCTGACCAAGCTCGACGGCACCGCGAAGGGGGGCATCGTGTTCCAGGTCCAGCGCGAGCTGGGGGTGCCGGTCAAGCTGGTCGGCCTCGGCGAGGGCGCCGACGACCTCGCGCCGTTCGAACCGGAGGCGTTCGTCGACGCGCTGCTCGGCTGAGCCACCGGACCGAACCGGGACCGCGGGACGGTCGTGCCTCGCCAGGGTTGCCACCCCTCGCCGAACCGTCCCGTTAACACACCGGTGACCGTGCGAATCGGTTCGTAACAGTCCGCCGGGCGAACTTCACCGGCACGACACGACGAGAACGTCGTCGGGAAACACGCGTTGCCGAGTATTCGGGCTCGACTTGGAGCGCCGGATCGTACGGGAGGCGACGTGAATTCAGGTGACACTGCCTGGGTGCTGGTGTGTGCCGCGCTTGTCATGCTCATGACACCCGGCTTGGCGCTGTTCTACGGCGGCATGGTCCGTTCCCGGGGCGTGCTCAACATGCTGATGATGAGTCTGGGCAGCCTCGGCGTCGTCGGGGTGCTCTGGGTGGTCTACGGGTACTCCGGCGCGTTCGGTTCCGACCTCGGCGGGCTGGGGTTGCTCGGCTCCCCCTCGGAGTTCTTCGGAATGTCGCGGCTGGTCGGGCAGGAGGGACTGTCCGACACGATCCCCACGTTCGCCTTCGCGGCCTTCCAGGCGATGTTCGCGATCCTGACCGTGGCGCTGATCTCCGGGGCGATCGCGGACCGTGCCCGGTTCGGCCCGTGGTTGCTGTTCGCCGGGCTGTGGGCGACCCTGGTGTACTTCCCCGTGGCCCACTGGGTCTTCGCGTTCGACGAGACCAACGCGGCCGGTGAGGTAACCGCCGTGGGGGGCTGGATCGCGAACCGGATCGAGGCGATCGACTTCGCGGGCGGTACCGCGGTGCACATCAACGCGGGTGCCGCGGCGCTCGCCCTCGTGCTGGTCCTCGGTCCCCGTTCGGGTTGGCCGAAGGAGACGGGTAAGCCGCACAACCTCCCGCTCGTGGTGCTCGGCGCCGGGCTGCTGTGGTTCGGGTGGTTCGGATTCAACGCCGGTTCGGCCCTGACCGCGGGCACCACCGCCGCCATCGTGTTCGTGAACACGCTCGTGGGAGCGAGCGCCGCCATGCTCGCCTGGATGTTGGTCGAACGGTTGCGGCACGGCAGGCCCACCACGCTGGGAGCGGTCTCCGGCA
The nucleotide sequence above comes from Actinopolyspora erythraea. Encoded proteins:
- the ftsY gene encoding signal recognition particle-docking protein FtsY; its protein translation is MSTTNVILIIVAALVVLAALVGTGILLARRRRVSLAQGEREDTSADQGGYRAGSGISLSSGGTTTAPAHPVEDRTETEGQPGVGDDAAVPRDSQRRGIVDVPLPDSAESDAATSGPESGTATTGGVPAGGSAAPETPEAPESPAVPEQQRPSEPEPEGSADTATSLERPEEETGSTGGTASAEAAGTVPPRAPEESEAAAEDAGARSESSTAETEAGPAAPAEVEPIEPSAGRLERLRGRLSRSRSMFGQSVLGLLGAGDLDEDSWEEIEDTLLMADLGATTASEIIERLRTEVAARGVRTPDQARTLLREVLMDALATTQSRSVQALPHGDPTDGGKPAVVLVVGVNGTGKTTTTGKLARVLVVEGRSVLLGAADTFRAAAVEQLGTWGERVGAEVIRGEEGADPASVAFESVQRGADSGVDAVLVDTAGRLHTKTGLMDELGKVKRVVDKRAQVDEVLLVLDATTGQNGLAQARVFADVVDVTGIVLTKLDGTAKGGIVFQVQRELGVPVKLVGLGEGADDLAPFEPEAFVDALLG
- a CDS encoding ammonium transporter, whose protein sequence is MNSGDTAWVLVCAALVMLMTPGLALFYGGMVRSRGVLNMLMMSLGSLGVVGVLWVVYGYSGAFGSDLGGLGLLGSPSEFFGMSRLVGQEGLSDTIPTFAFAAFQAMFAILTVALISGAIADRARFGPWLLFAGLWATLVYFPVAHWVFAFDETNAAGEVTAVGGWIANRIEAIDFAGGTAVHINAGAAALALVLVLGPRSGWPKETGKPHNLPLVVLGAGLLWFGWFGFNAGSALTAGTTAAIVFVNTLVGASAAMLAWMLVERLRHGRPTTLGAVSGIIAGLVAITPACSAVTPLGAIAIGAISGAVCALAVELKYRLRYDDSLDVVGVHLVGGLVGTLLVGLFASASAPAGVAGLFYGGGLDQLWRQAVGALAVFAYSLVLSLGIAWVVRGTVGFRLGTADEDAGIDETEHAETGYHFGEVRNTLRGSRTGEHGSVEALEGSVR